One part of the Candidatus Paceibacterota bacterium genome encodes these proteins:
- a CDS encoding lamin tail domain-containing protein → MRKFSSFATVFLLALLFPHNFVFALADLPISITEIMYDLKGGSDAGREWVEIQNRGDVPIWLSGFRLLDSTKEVLENHEPLKLIKGGSNIPAHGYTVIASDAKKFLADNPGFSGILFSSSFSLSNTGEILVLKDKAGNEIDRILYMTSWGGAGDGNSIQSFGDGWRAGVPSPGGAEKILPPTPAPLVVAGSVATPKPSSSASLLEKNTSNPQVSVPSSGSSVASVQNSGISEKSNSLKWILGFIGFLILVIVAFLFVSKNKNPIDEIKIIE, encoded by the coding sequence ATGCGTAAGTTTTCTTCATTCGCTACAGTCTTTCTTCTCGCACTTCTCTTCCCTCACAACTTTGTTTTTGCGCTTGCTGATCTGCCGATCTCTATAACAGAGATTATGTACGATTTGAAAGGGGGAAGCGATGCTGGCCGGGAATGGGTCGAAATACAAAACAGGGGAGATGTTCCCATCTGGCTTTCTGGATTTAGGCTTCTTGATTCTACGAAAGAAGTTTTGGAGAATCACGAGCCCTTGAAGCTAATTAAAGGTGGAAGCAATATTCCCGCTCATGGATATACTGTAATTGCTTCCGATGCAAAGAAGTTTTTAGCTGATAATCCGGGATTTTCGGGGATACTTTTTTCTTCCTCTTTTTCACTTTCAAATACCGGAGAGATTTTAGTTTTAAAGGATAAAGCAGGGAATGAGATTGATAGAATTCTCTATATGACTTCCTGGGGAGGAGCGGGGGATGGAAATTCAATACAAAGCTTCGGTGATGGGTGGAGAGCCGGTGTGCCTTCTCCGGGTGGAGCTGAGAAAATCTTGCCGCCGACTCCCGCTCCTTTAGTGGTCGCTGGATCGGTTGCAACTCCGAAACCCTCTTCCTCCGCCTCTCTTCTAGAAAAAAATACATCTAATCCGCAAGTTTCCGTACCTTCTTCCGGGTCATCAGTTGCATCAGTGCAAAATTCCGGCATCTCCGAGAAGTCGAATTCTCTTAAATGGATCTTGGGATTTATCGGTTTTCTCATTCTTGTTATTGTTGCGTTTCTTTTTGTTTCCAAAAATAAAAATCCGATTGATGAAATTAAAATTATAGAGTAA
- a CDS encoding SDR family oxidoreductase, producing MAKVHKWILVTGGAGFIGSHLVKTLLEKGQSVIVVDNLSTGKKTYFKKYAKNKNFKFIEADITHPPFLNVAIGSIYNLACPASPVAYQKDPIHTLLTSVLGVKNVLELARKNKARIVQASTSEVYGDPLEHPQREIYRGNVNSLGPRACYDEGKRAAETLCTDYHRIYKLDVGIVRIFNTYGPNMAPDDGRVVSNFIVQALAGKDLTLYGDGTQTRSFQYIDDLIAGLIAMMEKKRTGPINLGNPKEFTVLELAQKVLGLTGSKSKIILKSLPEDDPKRRKPDISLARKELGWEPEVSLEEGLKKTIDYFRRFK from the coding sequence ATGGCAAAAGTACATAAATGGATTTTAGTAACTGGCGGGGCGGGTTTTATTGGTTCGCATCTTGTAAAAACCCTTCTTGAAAAGGGTCAGAGTGTCATTGTTGTTGACAATCTTTCTACTGGCAAAAAGACGTATTTTAAGAAATATGCGAAAAATAAGAATTTCAAATTTATCGAGGCTGACATTACTCACCCTCCTTTTTTGAATGTTGCGATCGGGAGCATCTATAATCTTGCTTGTCCAGCTTCTCCTGTCGCATACCAGAAAGATCCAATCCATACGCTTCTTACGAGTGTTCTTGGCGTGAAAAATGTCCTAGAACTTGCACGAAAAAATAAAGCTCGAATCGTTCAGGCGTCCACCTCTGAAGTGTACGGTGATCCGCTTGAACACCCGCAGAGGGAAATCTATCGGGGGAATGTAAATTCGCTTGGTCCTAGAGCTTGTTACGACGAGGGGAAACGGGCCGCTGAGACGCTTTGTACGGATTACCATCGTATTTATAAGCTAGATGTTGGTATTGTCAGAATCTTTAATACCTACGGTCCGAACATGGCCCCTGACGATGGACGGGTGGTGTCAAATTTCATCGTTCAAGCTCTTGCCGGGAAAGACCTTACTCTCTACGGAGATGGCACTCAAACCCGCAGTTTCCAATATATTGACGATCTCATCGCCGGCCTTATCGCTATGATGGAAAAAAAGAGAACAGGACCGATCAATCTCGGAAATCCTAAAGAGTTTACTGTCTTAGAATTAGCCCAGAAAGTGCTTGGGCTTACAGGATCGAAAAGTAAAATTATTCTGAAATCTTTGCCGGAAGATGATCCGAAGAGACGAAAGCCAGATATTTCTCTCGCAAGAAAAGAATTAGGATGGGAGCCAGAAGTTTCCCTTGAAGAAGGACTTAAAAAGACTATAGATTATTTTCGCCGATTTAAATAA
- a CDS encoding glycosyltransferase — MDQNIKKPKVSVLMPAYNSEAYLKEAIQGVLTQDFTDFEFIIVDDASNDKSSQVIKSFADNRIEFIQNAHNVGCIASLNEGMKKARGEYIARIDSDDIWIDKKKLSKQVAFLDTHPEYGLIGTYAHVIDDSGKTIAQMNFPTENTAIRNKMLVKNCIVNSSVTFRIKLWQSCGPYRSDELYAEDYGLWLRIGSVSKLVNIPEYCVAYRIHKNGATQKHNLKQTKTSLLVVQRNRKEYPNYALGLLKWRIKILLGSI, encoded by the coding sequence ATGGATCAAAATATAAAGAAACCGAAAGTAAGCGTCCTTATGCCCGCTTACAATAGCGAAGCCTATCTCAAAGAGGCGATTCAGGGAGTGCTCACACAAGATTTCACTGATTTTGAATTTATTATAGTTGATGATGCGTCGAATGATAAAAGTTCACAAGTCATTAAATCTTTTGCGGATAACCGGATCGAGTTTATTCAAAACGCTCACAATGTCGGCTGTATCGCCAGCTTGAATGAGGGTATGAAAAAAGCGCGCGGAGAATACATAGCGAGAATTGATAGTGATGACATATGGATAGATAAGAAAAAACTTTCAAAGCAAGTGGCTTTTTTAGACACACACCCAGAATACGGACTTATCGGTACCTACGCACACGTCATAGATGACTCCGGAAAAACTATTGCTCAGATGAATTTTCCCACTGAAAATACAGCAATCCGAAATAAAATGCTTGTAAAAAATTGTATTGTAAATTCCAGCGTAACCTTTAGAATAAAATTATGGCAAAGCTGTGGCCCCTACAGAAGTGATGAATTATACGCTGAAGATTACGGACTTTGGCTACGCATCGGAAGTGTGTCTAAATTAGTTAACATTCCCGAGTACTGTGTGGCGTACCGCATCCATAAAAATGGAGCTACCCAAAAACACAATTTGAAACAAACCAAGACAAGTCTCTTGGTCGTACAGAGAAATAGAAAAGAATATCCTAACTATGCGCTCGGTCTTTTAAAATGGAGAATAAAGATTCTCCTGGGGTCAATCTGA
- a CDS encoding alpha-1,2-fucosyltransferase, producing MIIFNLKGGLGNQMFQYALGRKLSLQNKDILKLDATLFDKENQRRYTLGHFLIQGDIATQEEIRRIKNPHGPLSHLKHLFKKKVLRQFNVRFLPEILLLKGDIYLEGYWQSEKYFKDIRPILLNDFTLKDGLSEQATRTLMQIRNTKNPVSIHVRRGDYVKSQEAKAYHDMCSPSYYRQALEIIKNKTDSPSFFIFSDDIDWVKGNLKLEGSVTYVSNPAIKDYEELILMSACKHNIIANSSFSWWGAWLNQNLEKIVIAPEKWANISPKIYKDIVPESWIKI from the coding sequence ATGATAATATTTAATTTAAAAGGAGGACTCGGAAATCAGATGTTCCAGTACGCGCTTGGCAGAAAACTATCTTTGCAAAATAAAGATATTCTCAAATTGGACGCGACTCTTTTTGATAAGGAAAATCAGAGGCGCTACACATTAGGACATTTTCTGATACAAGGAGATATCGCAACACAAGAAGAAATCCGGAGAATAAAAAATCCCCACGGCCCCCTCTCACATCTCAAACATCTTTTCAAAAAGAAAGTGCTGAGACAATTCAATGTTCGCTTTCTGCCTGAAATACTTTTATTGAAAGGCGATATATATCTGGAAGGATACTGGCAGAGTGAAAAATATTTCAAAGATATCCGACCAATCCTCTTAAATGATTTCACTTTGAAAGACGGACTTTCGGAACAGGCAACGAGAACATTGATGCAAATACGAAATACCAAAAATCCCGTGAGCATCCATGTCAGACGCGGCGACTATGTGAAGAGCCAGGAAGCGAAAGCTTACCATGATATGTGTTCTCCTTCTTACTACAGGCAAGCTCTGGAAATTATAAAAAATAAGACAGACTCCCCCAGTTTTTTTATATTTTCCGACGATATAGATTGGGTAAAGGGAAATTTGAAACTAGAAGGGTCAGTAACGTATGTCTCGAATCCAGCAATCAAAGATTACGAAGAGCTTATCCTTATGTCCGCTTGCAAACATAATATAATTGCAAATAGCTCCTTCAGCTGGTGGGGGGCATGGCTAAACCAAAACCTAGAAAAGATTGTTATCGCTCCAGAAAAATGGGCTAATATTTCCCCTAAGATATATAAAGATATCGTACCAGAATCATGGATCAAAATATAA
- a CDS encoding polysaccharide deacetylase family protein: MRKFLKKNIKPFLVFIGCYSFAYRLYFFLLYSNTKLINFFSKTFSKTAPILLYHRITKISNDPNMLCVSPEYFETHLRFLKKNYKVIPLSKLSGELIAGTITGREAAITFDDGYQDNLTNALPLLEKYNLPATIFITTSSLGKRASYEWDMEYKETDRANFLSETEIKALSSHPLIEIGAHTLTHPRLIDLDPKEQRIQIERSKTALEQITGKRISSFAYPFGGYSDFDKTSERIVEELGFDFGYSNTQRFARKTKNRFCIPRINIREYDEKTFSNILNPL; encoded by the coding sequence ATGAGAAAATTTTTAAAGAAAAACATCAAGCCGTTTCTCGTCTTTATCGGCTGCTATTCATTTGCATATCGTTTGTATTTTTTTCTCCTGTACTCGAACACAAAACTGATCAACTTTTTCTCAAAAACATTCTCCAAAACAGCGCCCATCCTTCTTTATCACCGAATCACAAAGATATCTAATGATCCGAACATGCTTTGTGTAAGTCCAGAATATTTCGAAACACATCTCCGTTTTCTTAAGAAAAATTATAAAGTGATCCCCTTATCAAAACTCAGCGGGGAGCTAATAGCCGGCACTATCACAGGCAGAGAAGCGGCTATTACTTTCGATGATGGATATCAAGACAATTTAACCAACGCACTTCCTCTTCTTGAGAAATACAACCTCCCAGCAACGATTTTTATTACCACAAGTTCTCTCGGGAAACGAGCGTCTTACGAATGGGATATGGAATATAAAGAAACTGATCGGGCAAATTTCTTGAGCGAAACTGAGATTAAAGCACTTTCTAGTCACCCTCTCATAGAGATTGGAGCGCACACCCTCACTCATCCCCGTCTTATCGATCTTGACCCAAAAGAACAAAGAATCCAGATAGAGAGAAGTAAAACTGCTCTCGAACAAATCACAGGAAAAAGAATCAGCAGTTTTGCTTATCCATTCGGCGGTTATTCTGATTTTGATAAAACATCAGAACGAATAGTGGAAGAACTCGGTTTCGATTTCGGATATTCGAATACTCAGCGGTTCGCACGAAAAACAAAAAATCGCTTTTGTATCCCTCGTATTAATATCCGAGAATATGATGAAAAGACATTCTCCAACATACTAAATCCTCTTTAG
- a CDS encoding glycosyltransferase: MPNLKLSLIIPCYNCEKTLAEAVNSCYTQGFQNDEFEVLMVDDGSTDSTPALIKQLALEHKNIRYFFHEKNQGGGATRNTAVAKSLSEVIFCLDSDDLLPAGSLSKMYQYLKEKKCDGVSIHRSIKFGGNNIKNIDHIDVSPYPDKKIPFKSLIRPEEEFCPLDVTFMYTKNAFQKIGGYPTKHGFDTQGFSWRFLCAGLVAYTCPDAEYLHRIHFTRSYYLREYDAGRVNYNWRDILLEHYYVFNPKALHFITAFDCSNFTRNIMDELRNLGDIFVVNLKDVLEKPHPPININLPEKIYIRRNSLQGYVLRVKQYRNVSSLFRKIAKKLRLSPTTKKFLHRITKPATFYFLRNTSKPLSNYYGLERGEAIDRFFIENFLKENKQYIRGACLELLNNKYTNVYGGEEVTKSDILDIEDSNQKATIIDDLRQLKTITDNAYDCIILTQVFQFIDDLAAAISECHRVLKKGGTILATLPCLSRIDCVAGLEGDYWRFTLAGAKYLFQKKFLPENLSIKAHGNVRSGLFFYAGLAQEDISLKALKKDDSDFPTIISVRAIK, from the coding sequence ATGCCCAACCTCAAATTAAGCCTTATAATTCCATGCTATAACTGCGAAAAGACATTGGCAGAAGCTGTAAATTCTTGCTATACACAGGGGTTTCAAAATGATGAATTTGAAGTACTAATGGTTGATGATGGTTCAACAGATAGTACGCCCGCGCTTATCAAACAACTCGCTCTAGAACACAAAAATATTCGATATTTTTTTCATGAAAAAAATCAGGGAGGTGGCGCAACTCGAAATACTGCGGTAGCAAAATCCCTAAGTGAAGTCATATTTTGCCTTGATAGCGACGATCTTTTACCAGCGGGATCTCTTTCGAAAATGTACCAATATTTAAAGGAAAAAAAATGTGATGGCGTAAGCATACATCGCTCGATAAAATTTGGAGGAAACAACATAAAAAACATCGATCACATAGATGTATCCCCTTATCCGGACAAAAAAATACCATTCAAATCACTTATAAGGCCAGAAGAAGAATTCTGCCCGCTCGACGTCACGTTCATGTACACGAAAAACGCTTTTCAAAAGATTGGCGGATATCCAACCAAACACGGCTTCGATACCCAAGGATTTTCTTGGAGATTTCTTTGCGCTGGGCTCGTAGCGTATACATGCCCAGATGCTGAATATTTGCACAGAATACACTTTACTAGATCATATTATCTAAGAGAATACGATGCTGGAAGAGTAAATTATAACTGGAGAGACATACTCTTAGAGCATTACTATGTTTTCAATCCTAAAGCCCTTCATTTTATTACAGCATTTGACTGTTCAAATTTCACGAGGAATATTATGGACGAACTTAGAAATCTAGGCGATATTTTTGTAGTTAATTTGAAAGACGTGCTTGAAAAACCGCATCCTCCAATAAATATAAATCTTCCTGAAAAAATTTATATTCGCAGAAATAGCCTCCAGGGTTATGTGTTAAGAGTCAAACAGTACAGAAATGTATCATCGCTTTTTAGAAAAATTGCAAAAAAATTGCGGCTTTCTCCAACTACAAAGAAATTCCTTCATCGAATAACAAAACCGGCAACATTTTACTTTCTTAGAAACACCTCGAAACCGCTAAGCAACTACTATGGACTCGAACGAGGAGAGGCGATTGATCGCTTCTTTATTGAAAATTTCCTCAAGGAGAATAAGCAATATATCAGAGGCGCATGTCTCGAATTATTAAACAATAAGTATACGAATGTCTATGGAGGAGAGGAGGTTACCAAAAGCGATATTTTAGATATAGAAGACTCAAATCAGAAAGCAACAATAATTGATGACTTACGACAACTAAAAACGATCACTGATAATGCTTACGATTGCATCATACTCACTCAAGTGTTCCAATTTATCGACGATCTCGCAGCGGCAATTTCTGAATGCCACCGTGTACTAAAAAAGGGAGGCACCATCCTTGCGACACTTCCCTGTTTAAGTAGGATCGACTGTGTCGCCGGTCTTGAGGGTGACTATTGGCGTTTTACACTAGCAGGAGCGAAATACTTGTTTCAAAAAAAATTTCTACCAGAAAATCTTTCGATAAAAGCGCATGGAAATGTACGCTCGGGGTTATTTTTTTATGCAGGACTGGCTCAAGAAGATATCTCCCTCAAGGCACTGAAAAAAGATGACTCAGACTTTCCGACGATTATCAGCGTAAGAGCCATAAAATAA
- a CDS encoding glycosyltransferase: METSQRKLAPVAIFVYNRPDNTQEVVAALQKNYLASKTDVFFFSDGPKTERSKKDVEEVRKYLKTVTGFKSVTITERRENIYLERNIIEGVTEIVNKYGKIIVLEDDGVSAKNFLTFMNDALDFYEHTEKIMHIASFTFIRMPHDYRKTILWRYSENTGGGWGTWKNRWDKFHWFQNEHEALSLLSEEQKNKIELDGAFRCLGSLKAHPIPWDICWYIAITLNNGLAVNSPRSLIKNNGLFNGTHFTALNRLLGKSPFEVDLDKNELIIMGDKITENVGAIELLKEFYGKMGGRKRDKILHFFVQILVFLKITKLLKKLLQ, translated from the coding sequence ATGGAAACCTCACAAAGAAAATTGGCTCCTGTCGCTATTTTTGTTTATAACCGTCCAGATAACACTCAAGAAGTAGTTGCGGCGCTTCAAAAAAATTACTTGGCGAGCAAAACAGATGTCTTCTTTTTTTCTGACGGACCAAAGACCGAGCGAAGCAAAAAAGACGTGGAAGAAGTTCGAAAGTATTTAAAGACAGTTACAGGATTCAAATCTGTAACCATCACAGAAAGAAGAGAAAATATATATCTCGAAAGAAATATAATCGAGGGGGTCACCGAAATAGTAAACAAATACGGAAAAATTATAGTTTTAGAAGATGACGGAGTGTCTGCAAAGAATTTTCTTACATTCATGAATGACGCTCTCGATTTTTACGAACATACGGAAAAAATTATGCACATAGCGTCTTTTACATTTATACGGATGCCCCATGATTATCGAAAAACTATTCTTTGGCGCTATTCAGAAAACACCGGTGGCGGATGGGGTACATGGAAAAATCGTTGGGATAAATTTCACTGGTTCCAAAATGAACACGAAGCTCTTTCTCTTTTATCTGAAGAACAAAAAAACAAAATTGAGCTGGATGGTGCTTTTAGATGCCTGGGTTCATTAAAAGCACATCCTATTCCCTGGGACATTTGTTGGTACATCGCCATAACATTGAATAACGGATTGGCGGTGAATTCTCCCAGATCTCTTATAAAAAATAATGGGCTATTCAATGGAACCCATTTTACTGCTCTCAATCGATTGCTCGGCAAAAGTCCTTTCGAAGTCGATCTTGATAAGAATGAACTTATAATAATGGGAGACAAAATCACAGAAAATGTTGGGGCAATTGAATTATTAAAAGAATTTTATGGCAAAATGGGCGGGAGAAAGAGAGATAAGATATTGCATTTCTTTGTACAAATATTGGTATTTCTCAAGATCACAAAATTGTTGAAAAAATTGCTTCAATAG
- a CDS encoding LicD family protein, producing the protein MINEQEREECRQVQLKLLGALDAICKKHQLTYWIDFGTLLGAVRHGGFIPWDDDIDVSMPIADYRKFIEIGGKELPRDVFLQIPQTDKAYKQYFAKLRDCYSTFLEHHETGTEPYHHGIYIDIFPSVVYPRMPRMLRRVLTYATLRTRENTFVKSKNVVLNYSAYLFCKLIWFIFSPFRGDKIGQTPEDNGYMYAIPLEYLYPLKDIKFESRLYPGPGKPHEYLSVIYKNYMTPPTPEKRIVHAKTILPHTPCNHPRALHK; encoded by the coding sequence ATGATAAACGAACAAGAGAGAGAGGAATGCCGTCAAGTACAGTTGAAACTCTTGGGGGCGCTTGACGCAATTTGCAAAAAACACCAATTAACGTATTGGATCGATTTCGGTACTTTACTCGGCGCTGTGCGACACGGAGGTTTTATTCCGTGGGATGATGACATAGATGTCTCAATGCCCATAGCAGATTACCGAAAATTCATAGAAATCGGAGGAAAAGAGTTGCCACGGGATGTTTTTCTTCAAATCCCCCAAACTGACAAAGCATACAAACAATACTTTGCCAAACTCCGTGATTGCTATTCTACCTTTCTTGAACACCACGAAACGGGTACGGAACCGTATCACCATGGCATCTATATAGATATTTTTCCTTCAGTGGTATACCCAAGGATGCCGAGAATGTTGCGGAGAGTTCTAACCTACGCAACTTTAAGGACGCGAGAAAACACTTTCGTAAAATCAAAAAATGTTGTTTTAAATTATTCGGCCTATCTTTTTTGTAAATTAATCTGGTTCATCTTTTCACCCTTCAGGGGCGACAAAATTGGACAAACACCTGAAGACAACGGCTATATGTATGCTATACCTCTCGAATATCTCTACCCACTTAAAGACATAAAATTCGAGAGCAGGCTCTACCCCGGACCAGGAAAGCCTCATGAATATTTATCTGTCATATACAAGAATTATATGACTCCTCCAACCCCTGAAAAGCGGATAGTTCACGCAAAAACTATCCTTCCCCATACTCCCTGTAATCACCCGCGAGCATTGCATAAATAA
- a CDS encoding flippase, which translates to MPEWMYERLIGQWGDGFKKYFMNTSWMFFGQMFYLLMTFFIGAWVARYLGPTNYGIANYVFAFVGIFGFIANLGIGTILARDLVKHPEKREALMGTSFILLFCGGIIAFLSVVISAFIFEPSFFLRNLIILYSSTFIWSGFVIISTFFQSSVQAKKNVSVSMISTTAASVLKVMLIVYGKGVTWLIFILVFESLLNAAMSFYIYRKNGYNFRHWNFEREIARDMLWGGLFLMLAAGASFLFLKVDQIMIKWYLGETSVGFYAAAVRLVEIWYFIPGIICSSLLPAIVNAKKVSEKIYKDRLQKLYMLLAFIGVIIAVPSTFFAPWAIKLLFGNAYMEAVPILRIYVWSGIGLFTLWGLQQYFLSENQLKVIFYLYLFPMILNILLNFLLISKFGLTGAAWATLISYSAAPILALSFMGAHKSRSASRVGISREI; encoded by the coding sequence ATGCCGGAGTGGATGTATGAACGCCTCATTGGACAATGGGGAGATGGCTTTAAGAAATATTTTATGAATACCAGCTGGATGTTCTTCGGACAAATGTTTTATTTACTGATGACCTTTTTCATCGGAGCATGGGTGGCAAGATATCTCGGACCAACCAATTACGGCATTGCAAACTATGTTTTTGCCTTTGTTGGGATCTTCGGATTCATCGCAAATTTAGGCATCGGAACCATTTTAGCTCGTGATTTAGTAAAACACCCAGAAAAAAGAGAGGCTCTCATGGGAACCAGCTTCATTCTTTTATTTTGCGGGGGAATTATTGCTTTTTTATCGGTCGTCATATCGGCCTTTATCTTTGAACCGTCTTTTTTCCTTAGAAATCTGATAATTCTATACTCTTCCACCTTCATCTGGTCAGGATTCGTAATTATCTCTACCTTTTTCCAATCATCAGTTCAGGCGAAAAAAAACGTCAGCGTATCCATGATATCAACCACGGCAGCGTCAGTGTTAAAAGTTATGCTTATTGTATACGGGAAGGGAGTTACCTGGCTTATATTTATCCTCGTTTTTGAATCTTTGCTGAATGCGGCCATGAGTTTTTACATCTACAGGAAGAATGGATACAATTTCCGACACTGGAATTTTGAAAGAGAAATAGCAAGAGATATGTTATGGGGAGGACTTTTTCTTATGCTTGCAGCTGGTGCCAGTTTCTTATTCTTAAAAGTCGATCAAATAATGATCAAATGGTACTTGGGCGAGACATCGGTGGGTTTCTATGCAGCTGCAGTACGATTAGTTGAAATATGGTACTTTATTCCTGGAATTATCTGCTCATCGCTTTTGCCTGCAATTGTAAACGCAAAAAAAGTTAGCGAAAAAATATATAAAGATCGTCTGCAAAAATTGTACATGCTTTTAGCTTTTATAGGAGTGATAATCGCCGTTCCTTCAACTTTTTTTGCGCCATGGGCAATCAAGCTTTTATTCGGTAATGCTTATATGGAAGCCGTGCCAATCTTAAGAATTTACGTTTGGTCTGGAATCGGGTTGTTTACGTTATGGGGCCTGCAGCAATATTTCTTATCCGAAAACCAATTGAAAGTAATTTTCTACTTGTACCTTTTCCCAATGATCCTGAATATTCTTCTAAATTTCTTACTTATCAGTAAATTCGGTTTAACAGGAGCAGCTTGGGCAACACTTATCTCTTATTCAGCTGCGCCAATATTAGCACTAAGCTTCATGGGTGCCCATAAGTCGAGAAGCGCTTCTAGAGTTGGAATTTCAAGAGAAATATAA
- a CDS encoding phosphonoacetaldehyde reductase → MNDTKIQNVHSGEKGSLEFVEKFLDGREKNSSVFVVAGESSFKLSGAKAFFETIPNIPMTFFHDFSSNPKMEDVERGIEVFRSLPHSLIIGVGGGSAIDIAKSINFFVSHKIAPKKYSPEEKIPAQSCMPLMAVPTTAGTGSETTQFAVLYDGMIKKSVDHSSVLPSHVLLNAKFTESQSPYLTACAGMDAFAQGIESYWAVNATNESLRYSEECIRTCLKHLEKAVVNPNKTERKEMLNAAHLSGKAINIARTTAPHAFSYAMTAHYGLPHGHAVSLTLPTMFRMNGKITSQNIDTRLELYSFRQRMQNLYSFFGIHHEADDVAAFLEKLMDKIGLPRKWFTEKKYNLEEVRSTIIRETNQERLRNNPRKIEDSELAEIVKNIY, encoded by the coding sequence ATGAATGATACAAAAATCCAAAATGTTCACTCCGGAGAAAAGGGGTCTTTAGAGTTCGTTGAAAAATTCTTAGATGGACGAGAAAAAAATTCATCAGTATTTGTCGTTGCTGGAGAGTCTTCTTTTAAATTGTCTGGAGCAAAAGCATTTTTCGAAACGATACCCAATATTCCTATGACTTTTTTTCATGATTTCTCCTCTAATCCAAAGATGGAGGATGTAGAAAGAGGAATAGAAGTGTTCAGAAGTCTGCCCCACAGTCTTATCATAGGTGTGGGCGGAGGAAGCGCTATCGATATCGCAAAATCAATCAATTTTTTCGTATCCCATAAAATTGCTCCCAAGAAATATAGCCCGGAGGAGAAAATCCCGGCCCAATCCTGCATGCCTCTTATGGCTGTACCAACAACGGCCGGCACTGGAAGTGAGACTACCCAATTTGCTGTACTGTACGATGGAATGATCAAAAAATCAGTTGATCATAGTTCAGTCTTACCCTCGCATGTACTTTTAAATGCAAAATTCACAGAATCACAATCTCCTTACCTGACAGCGTGTGCTGGAATGGATGCCTTTGCTCAAGGAATTGAATCATACTGGGCAGTTAACGCGACTAATGAATCCCTGCGATACAGCGAAGAATGCATACGGACCTGTTTAAAGCATCTAGAGAAAGCTGTTGTGAATCCAAACAAAACAGAGAGAAAAGAGATGTTAAATGCTGCACACTTGTCAGGCAAAGCAATAAACATCGCGAGAACTACAGCACCTCATGCGTTTTCATATGCCATGACCGCCCACTATGGCCTACCGCATGGCCATGCTGTTAGCCTCACTTTACCAACAATGTTTAGAATGAACGGTAAAATAACTTCACAAAATATCGATACTCGTCTCGAGCTTTATTCCTTTCGACAAAGAATGCAAAACCTTTATTCTTTTTTTGGAATACACCATGAGGCAGATGACGTAGCTGCTTTCCTGGAAAAATTGATGGACAAAATTGGTTTGCCTAGAAAATGGTTTACTGAAAAAAAATATAATCTTGAAGAAGTAAGGAGTACGATCATACGAGAAACGAACCAGGAGCGCCTACGAAATAATCCTAGAAAAATCGAGGACAGTGAACTTGCAGAGATCGTAAAAAATATATACTAG